One Bombus pyrosoma isolate SC7728 linkage group LG11, ASM1482585v1, whole genome shotgun sequence DNA segment encodes these proteins:
- the LOC122572894 gene encoding YEATS domain-containing protein 4, with protein sequence MMATTNEFGPDSGGRVKGVTIVKPIVYGNIARYFGKKREEDGHTHQWTVYVKPYHNEDMSTYVKKVHFKLHESYNNPNRIMTKAPYELSETGWGEFEIVIKIYFHDPNERPVTIYHILKLFQTTPEIQLGKKSLVSEFYEEIVFQDPTALMQHLLNSSKPTTFGVWRHNTDFEAKKESTMKAIIEARNKIRLEVIDFKEKLTLAKETIAKFKEEIAKISKAGGSLSVA encoded by the exons ATGATGGCAACAACTAATGAATTTGGCCCTGACTCTGGTGGTAGAGTTAAG GGTGTTACAATAGTGAAACCAATTGTGTATGGAAATATAGCCCGTTATTTTGgtaaaaaaagggaagaagatgGCCATACACATCAATGGACAGTTTATGTTAAACCATATCATAATGAAGACATGTCTACATATGTCAAAAAAGTTCACTTTAAATTACATGAAAGTTACAACAATCCAAATCGTATTATGACCAAAGCTCCATATGAACTCAGTGAAACTGGTTGGggagaatttgaaattgtgattaaaatttattttcatgacCCTAATGAACGTCCT gtaactatatatcatatattaaaaCTGTTCCAAACAACACCTGAGATACAACTAGGGAAAAAGAGCTTAGTGTCTGAGTTTTATGAAGAAATAGTTTTCCAAGATCCAACAGCTTTAATGCAACATTTACTGAACTCCAGTAAACCTACAACTTTTGGTGTTTGGCGCCATAATACAGATT TTGAAGCCAAAAAGGAGTCTACAATGAAAGCAATAATAGAagcaagaaacaaaataagatTGGAAGTCATAGACTTTAAGGAAAAATTAACCTTAGCAAAGGAAACAATTGctaaatttaaagaagagaTTGCTAAAATTTCTAAAGCTGGTGGAAGTTTATCTGTTGCATAA
- the LOC122572893 gene encoding solute carrier family 25 member 35-like isoform X1: MTAAPNTSISRPPGIEFAIGALAAVGAGFFTNPIDVIKVRLQLQGELEARNTYKKIYKNTLHAGYLIAKHEGITALQAGIVPALYFQVVLNGIRLGIYNTAKKYDLITNDKGDTDILKTVVLTGTSGSVGAVLGSPFYMVKTQLQAQSAQTIAVGYQHNYLGTWCAFKSLWKEGGIVALYRGWYANIPRVFVGSATQLTTFGLAADWLRSLQVFTDQPIFLTFLASVIGGSCVALTMQPFDVLATRLYNQQTDVSGKGTLYNGLLDAIIKILRTEGLSGLYKGIFPTWMRIAPHTVLCLVFYEKLDQLYNILQN, translated from the exons ATGACCGCAGCGCCGAATACAAGCATCAGCAGACC TCCAGGTATAGAGTTTGCAATTGGTGCATTAGCAGCGGTAGGAGCTGGATTTTTTACGAACCCAATTGATGTGATAAAAGTACGATTACAATTACAAGGAGAGCTAGAAGCAAGAAACacatacaaaaaaatatataaaaacaccTTACATGCGGgttatttaattgcaaaacACGAGGGTATAACTGCTTTACAAGCCGGTATCGTACCGGCCCTATATTTTCAAGTCGTACTCAATGGAATACGGTTAGGCATCTACAATACAGCAAAAAAGTACGACCTAATCACTAATGATAAAGGGGATACTGATATTTTAAAGACTGTTGTACTAACTGGAACTTCTGGCTCTGTTGGAGCTGTTCTTGGTAGTCCGTTCTATATG GTAAAAACACAATTACAAGCGCAATCAGCACAAACCATAGCCGTTGGTTATCAGCATAATTATTTAGGAACCTGGTGTGCATTCAAATCTCTCTGGAAAGAAGGTGGGATAGTGGCTTTGTATCGCGGCTGGTATGCGAATATACCGCGTGTTTTTGTAGGATCCGCAACGCAGTTAACTACCTTCGGTTTAGCTGCGGATTGGTTACGCTCATTACAA gtGTTTACAGATCAACCAATATTTCTGACTTTTCTGGCTTCCGTAATCGGTGGAAGTTGTGTAGCTCTCACTATGCAACCATTTGATGTCTTAGCAACAAGGCTCTACAATCAAC AGACGGACGTAAGCGGAAAAGGTACGTTGTATAACGGACTATTGGACGcgatcattaaaatattacgaacaGAAGGACTCTCTGGTTTATATAAAGGAATTTTTCCAACGTGGATGAGAATAGCACCGCACACAGTGCTTTGTTtagtattttatgaaaaattagaccaattatataacatattacaaaattaa
- the LOC122572893 gene encoding solute carrier family 25 member 35-like isoform X2 — translation MNSIPCPGIEFAIGALAAVGAGFFTNPIDVIKVRLQLQGELEARNTYKKIYKNTLHAGYLIAKHEGITALQAGIVPALYFQVVLNGIRLGIYNTAKKYDLITNDKGDTDILKTVVLTGTSGSVGAVLGSPFYMVKTQLQAQSAQTIAVGYQHNYLGTWCAFKSLWKEGGIVALYRGWYANIPRVFVGSATQLTTFGLAADWLRSLQVFTDQPIFLTFLASVIGGSCVALTMQPFDVLATRLYNQQTDVSGKGTLYNGLLDAIIKILRTEGLSGLYKGIFPTWMRIAPHTVLCLVFYEKLDQLYNILQN, via the exons atgaATTCGATTCCTTG TCCAGGTATAGAGTTTGCAATTGGTGCATTAGCAGCGGTAGGAGCTGGATTTTTTACGAACCCAATTGATGTGATAAAAGTACGATTACAATTACAAGGAGAGCTAGAAGCAAGAAACacatacaaaaaaatatataaaaacaccTTACATGCGGgttatttaattgcaaaacACGAGGGTATAACTGCTTTACAAGCCGGTATCGTACCGGCCCTATATTTTCAAGTCGTACTCAATGGAATACGGTTAGGCATCTACAATACAGCAAAAAAGTACGACCTAATCACTAATGATAAAGGGGATACTGATATTTTAAAGACTGTTGTACTAACTGGAACTTCTGGCTCTGTTGGAGCTGTTCTTGGTAGTCCGTTCTATATG GTAAAAACACAATTACAAGCGCAATCAGCACAAACCATAGCCGTTGGTTATCAGCATAATTATTTAGGAACCTGGTGTGCATTCAAATCTCTCTGGAAAGAAGGTGGGATAGTGGCTTTGTATCGCGGCTGGTATGCGAATATACCGCGTGTTTTTGTAGGATCCGCAACGCAGTTAACTACCTTCGGTTTAGCTGCGGATTGGTTACGCTCATTACAA gtGTTTACAGATCAACCAATATTTCTGACTTTTCTGGCTTCCGTAATCGGTGGAAGTTGTGTAGCTCTCACTATGCAACCATTTGATGTCTTAGCAACAAGGCTCTACAATCAAC AGACGGACGTAAGCGGAAAAGGTACGTTGTATAACGGACTATTGGACGcgatcattaaaatattacgaacaGAAGGACTCTCTGGTTTATATAAAGGAATTTTTCCAACGTGGATGAGAATAGCACCGCACACAGTGCTTTGTTtagtattttatgaaaaattagaccaattatataacatattacaaaattaa
- the LOC122572891 gene encoding solute carrier family 2, facilitated glucose transporter member 3-like isoform X4, translated as MQRWYSILNVHRICVVIPKWETCLIIEIPGGWTITLALAAVTCCLGSAVPAGFNIGVLNNAAHLVGAFCNESIRERYGMEVSENGLKIVWSSVVSIFLIGGAAGSFLSSWVADRYGRKGALFIGNIFGIIGAAMFFLIRKLNSIEILLAGRLVVGLSGGFATSIVPMYMSEIAPLRLRGAVGVICQLGITCGVFLGQIAGLDTVLGTENSWHYMLGAFVPLCIYALVFTSIILPESPKYLYIIREQKQKALDELSRIRKMDIMLLEVEISSLQQEIETKTTAEPWTIKRIFKDPNLKLPVFLVCIIQFGQQMSGINVVFYYSNSIFINAGLGITGAQYATLGTGVANIGMALASVPVMSTLNRRGVLLTSIYLCLGCLIVLCTSILLIHLSSHMPIICTIAVLAYVIFYGIGLGPIPYFIGSELFDVGPRPAAMALGSVFNWGGNFIVGMTFPTIESIMGPYTFLIFAVFLLLLGQIVRIYLPETRGKNTMDIAASISQGFNSRPNSIRHA; from the exons atACCAGGAGGATGGACCATCACATTAGCTTTAGCAGCTGTTACCTGTTGCTTAGGTTCAGCTGTACCAGCAGGATTTAATATAGGAGTACTAAATAATGCAGCCCAT CTGGTGGGTGCATTTTGTAATGAAAGTATTAGAGAAAGATATGGCATGGAAGTATCCGAAAATGGGCTGAAAATAGTTTGGTCTAGTGTTGTCTCAATTTTTCTCATTGGAGGGGCAGCTGGTTCATTCCTCTCAAGCTGGGTAGCAGATAGATATGGCAGAAAAGGAGCGCTGTTTATTGGAAACATATTTGGCATTATAGGAGCTGCAATGTTTTTTCTAATacgtaaattaaattcaatcgaaATTTTGTTAGCAGGCAGATTAGTTGTTG GACTATCTGGAGGTTTCGCGACAAGTATAGTACCAATGTACATGTCAGAAATTGCACCACTTAGGCTAAGAGGTGCAGTTGGAGTAATATGTCAACTAGGAATTACATGTGGAGTATTTTTAGGGCAAATTGCAGGGCTTGATACAGTTCTAGGAACTGAAAATTCTTGGCATTATATGCTAGGAGCATTTGTTccattatgtatatatgccTTGGTTTTTACAAGCATTATTTTACCAGAAAGTcctaaatatctatatataatcaGGGAACAGAAGCAGAAAGCTTTGGATG aacTCAGTAGAATACGTAAAATGGATATAATGTTACTAGAAGTGGAAATTTCTAGTCTACAGcaagaaatagaaacaaaaacaaCAGCCGAACCTTGGACTATCAAGCGCATTTTTAAGGATCCAAATCTAAAACTTCCTGTATTTTTAGTTTGTATAATACAATTCGGTCAACAGATGAGTGGTATAAACGTTGTATTTTACTATTCTAACTCCATATTTATCAATGCTGGACTTGGCATTACTGGGGCACAATATGCTACTCTTGGTACTGGCGTGGCTAACATTGGTATGGCTCTTGCTTCAGTACCAGTGATGTCAACTTTGAATAGGAGAGGTGTCCTACTTACTAGTATATATTTGTGCTTAGGATGTTTGATAGTTTTATGTActtccattttattaatt CATCTGTCATCGCATATGCcaataatatgtacaatagCCGTTCTGGCTTATGTGATATTTTATGGAATTGGTCTTGGACCAATACCATACTTCATTGGATCTGAATTATTCGACGTTGGTCCTAGACCAGCAGCTATGGCACTTGGTAGTGTTTTTAATTGGGGTGGAAATTTTATAGTAGGCATGACGTTCCCAACAATAGAAAGTATTATGGGGCcatatacttttttaatatttgccgtatttcttttattattaggaCAAATTGTTAG gATATACTTACCTGAGACTAGAGGAAAAAATACGATGGACATAGCAGCATCAATAAGTCAAGGATTTAACTCTAGACCAAATTCCATCCGTCAtgcttaa
- the LOC122572891 gene encoding solute carrier family 2, facilitated glucose transporter member 3-like isoform X3 — protein sequence MRCDSEVGDMLDYRDSHAAVLTDPERSNRPSNSDNLNERSIPGGWTITLALAAVTCCLGSAVPAGFNIGVLNNAAHLVGAFCNESIRERYGMEVSENGLKIVWSSVVSIFLIGGAAGSFLSSWVADRYGRKGALFIGNIFGIIGAAMFFLIRKLNSIEILLAGRLVVGLSGGFATSIVPMYMSEIAPLRLRGAVGVICQLGITCGVFLGQIAGLDTVLGTENSWHYMLGAFVPLCIYALVFTSIILPESPKYLYIIREQKQKALDELSRIRKMDIMLLEVEISSLQQEIETKTTAEPWTIKRIFKDPNLKLPVFLVCIIQFGQQMSGINVVFYYSNSIFINAGLGITGAQYATLGTGVANIGMALASVPVMSTLNRRGVLLTSIYLCLGCLIVLCTSILLIHLSSHMPIICTIAVLAYVIFYGIGLGPIPYFIGSELFDVGPRPAAMALGSVFNWGGNFIVGMTFPTIESIMGPYTFLIFAVFLLLLGQIVRIYLPETRGKNTMDIAASISQGFNSRPNSIRHA from the exons ATAGTCATGCCGCAGTACTCACGGACCCTGAGCGATCTAATCGTCCATCTAATTCGGATAATCTAAACGAAAGATCa atACCAGGAGGATGGACCATCACATTAGCTTTAGCAGCTGTTACCTGTTGCTTAGGTTCAGCTGTACCAGCAGGATTTAATATAGGAGTACTAAATAATGCAGCCCAT CTGGTGGGTGCATTTTGTAATGAAAGTATTAGAGAAAGATATGGCATGGAAGTATCCGAAAATGGGCTGAAAATAGTTTGGTCTAGTGTTGTCTCAATTTTTCTCATTGGAGGGGCAGCTGGTTCATTCCTCTCAAGCTGGGTAGCAGATAGATATGGCAGAAAAGGAGCGCTGTTTATTGGAAACATATTTGGCATTATAGGAGCTGCAATGTTTTTTCTAATacgtaaattaaattcaatcgaaATTTTGTTAGCAGGCAGATTAGTTGTTG GACTATCTGGAGGTTTCGCGACAAGTATAGTACCAATGTACATGTCAGAAATTGCACCACTTAGGCTAAGAGGTGCAGTTGGAGTAATATGTCAACTAGGAATTACATGTGGAGTATTTTTAGGGCAAATTGCAGGGCTTGATACAGTTCTAGGAACTGAAAATTCTTGGCATTATATGCTAGGAGCATTTGTTccattatgtatatatgccTTGGTTTTTACAAGCATTATTTTACCAGAAAGTcctaaatatctatatataatcaGGGAACAGAAGCAGAAAGCTTTGGATG aacTCAGTAGAATACGTAAAATGGATATAATGTTACTAGAAGTGGAAATTTCTAGTCTACAGcaagaaatagaaacaaaaacaaCAGCCGAACCTTGGACTATCAAGCGCATTTTTAAGGATCCAAATCTAAAACTTCCTGTATTTTTAGTTTGTATAATACAATTCGGTCAACAGATGAGTGGTATAAACGTTGTATTTTACTATTCTAACTCCATATTTATCAATGCTGGACTTGGCATTACTGGGGCACAATATGCTACTCTTGGTACTGGCGTGGCTAACATTGGTATGGCTCTTGCTTCAGTACCAGTGATGTCAACTTTGAATAGGAGAGGTGTCCTACTTACTAGTATATATTTGTGCTTAGGATGTTTGATAGTTTTATGTActtccattttattaatt CATCTGTCATCGCATATGCcaataatatgtacaatagCCGTTCTGGCTTATGTGATATTTTATGGAATTGGTCTTGGACCAATACCATACTTCATTGGATCTGAATTATTCGACGTTGGTCCTAGACCAGCAGCTATGGCACTTGGTAGTGTTTTTAATTGGGGTGGAAATTTTATAGTAGGCATGACGTTCCCAACAATAGAAAGTATTATGGGGCcatatacttttttaatatttgccgtatttcttttattattaggaCAAATTGTTAG gATATACTTACCTGAGACTAGAGGAAAAAATACGATGGACATAGCAGCATCAATAAGTCAAGGATTTAACTCTAGACCAAATTCCATCCGTCAtgcttaa
- the LOC122572891 gene encoding solute carrier family 2, facilitated glucose transporter member 3-like isoform X2 — translation MVFDSERSSYMRCDSEVGDMLDYRDSHAAVLTDPERSNRPSNSDNLNERSIPGGWTITLALAAVTCCLGSAVPAGFNIGVLNNAAHLVGAFCNESIRERYGMEVSENGLKIVWSSVVSIFLIGGAAGSFLSSWVADRYGRKGALFIGNIFGIIGAAMFFLIRKLNSIEILLAGRLVVGLSGGFATSIVPMYMSEIAPLRLRGAVGVICQLGITCGVFLGQIAGLDTVLGTENSWHYMLGAFVPLCIYALVFTSIILPESPKYLYIIREQKQKALDELSRIRKMDIMLLEVEISSLQQEIETKTTAEPWTIKRIFKDPNLKLPVFLVCIIQFGQQMSGINVVFYYSNSIFINAGLGITGAQYATLGTGVANIGMALASVPVMSTLNRRGVLLTSIYLCLGCLIVLCTSILLIHLSSHMPIICTIAVLAYVIFYGIGLGPIPYFIGSELFDVGPRPAAMALGSVFNWGGNFIVGMTFPTIESIMGPYTFLIFAVFLLLLGQIVRIYLPETRGKNTMDIAASISQGFNSRPNSIRHA, via the exons ATAGTCATGCCGCAGTACTCACGGACCCTGAGCGATCTAATCGTCCATCTAATTCGGATAATCTAAACGAAAGATCa atACCAGGAGGATGGACCATCACATTAGCTTTAGCAGCTGTTACCTGTTGCTTAGGTTCAGCTGTACCAGCAGGATTTAATATAGGAGTACTAAATAATGCAGCCCAT CTGGTGGGTGCATTTTGTAATGAAAGTATTAGAGAAAGATATGGCATGGAAGTATCCGAAAATGGGCTGAAAATAGTTTGGTCTAGTGTTGTCTCAATTTTTCTCATTGGAGGGGCAGCTGGTTCATTCCTCTCAAGCTGGGTAGCAGATAGATATGGCAGAAAAGGAGCGCTGTTTATTGGAAACATATTTGGCATTATAGGAGCTGCAATGTTTTTTCTAATacgtaaattaaattcaatcgaaATTTTGTTAGCAGGCAGATTAGTTGTTG GACTATCTGGAGGTTTCGCGACAAGTATAGTACCAATGTACATGTCAGAAATTGCACCACTTAGGCTAAGAGGTGCAGTTGGAGTAATATGTCAACTAGGAATTACATGTGGAGTATTTTTAGGGCAAATTGCAGGGCTTGATACAGTTCTAGGAACTGAAAATTCTTGGCATTATATGCTAGGAGCATTTGTTccattatgtatatatgccTTGGTTTTTACAAGCATTATTTTACCAGAAAGTcctaaatatctatatataatcaGGGAACAGAAGCAGAAAGCTTTGGATG aacTCAGTAGAATACGTAAAATGGATATAATGTTACTAGAAGTGGAAATTTCTAGTCTACAGcaagaaatagaaacaaaaacaaCAGCCGAACCTTGGACTATCAAGCGCATTTTTAAGGATCCAAATCTAAAACTTCCTGTATTTTTAGTTTGTATAATACAATTCGGTCAACAGATGAGTGGTATAAACGTTGTATTTTACTATTCTAACTCCATATTTATCAATGCTGGACTTGGCATTACTGGGGCACAATATGCTACTCTTGGTACTGGCGTGGCTAACATTGGTATGGCTCTTGCTTCAGTACCAGTGATGTCAACTTTGAATAGGAGAGGTGTCCTACTTACTAGTATATATTTGTGCTTAGGATGTTTGATAGTTTTATGTActtccattttattaatt CATCTGTCATCGCATATGCcaataatatgtacaatagCCGTTCTGGCTTATGTGATATTTTATGGAATTGGTCTTGGACCAATACCATACTTCATTGGATCTGAATTATTCGACGTTGGTCCTAGACCAGCAGCTATGGCACTTGGTAGTGTTTTTAATTGGGGTGGAAATTTTATAGTAGGCATGACGTTCCCAACAATAGAAAGTATTATGGGGCcatatacttttttaatatttgccgtatttcttttattattaggaCAAATTGTTAG gATATACTTACCTGAGACTAGAGGAAAAAATACGATGGACATAGCAGCATCAATAAGTCAAGGATTTAACTCTAGACCAAATTCCATCCGTCAtgcttaa
- the LOC122572891 gene encoding solute carrier family 2, facilitated glucose transporter member 3-like isoform X1, protein MQRWYSILNVHRICVVIPKWETCLIIEVFDIFIQKANFQEGRHSSFKNRRHKPRFVLFIFIVNKDRVIEESMIICSNDSHAAVLTDPERSNRPSNSDNLNERSIPGGWTITLALAAVTCCLGSAVPAGFNIGVLNNAAHLVGAFCNESIRERYGMEVSENGLKIVWSSVVSIFLIGGAAGSFLSSWVADRYGRKGALFIGNIFGIIGAAMFFLIRKLNSIEILLAGRLVVGLSGGFATSIVPMYMSEIAPLRLRGAVGVICQLGITCGVFLGQIAGLDTVLGTENSWHYMLGAFVPLCIYALVFTSIILPESPKYLYIIREQKQKALDELSRIRKMDIMLLEVEISSLQQEIETKTTAEPWTIKRIFKDPNLKLPVFLVCIIQFGQQMSGINVVFYYSNSIFINAGLGITGAQYATLGTGVANIGMALASVPVMSTLNRRGVLLTSIYLCLGCLIVLCTSILLIHLSSHMPIICTIAVLAYVIFYGIGLGPIPYFIGSELFDVGPRPAAMALGSVFNWGGNFIVGMTFPTIESIMGPYTFLIFAVFLLLLGQIVRIYLPETRGKNTMDIAASISQGFNSRPNSIRHA, encoded by the exons GTATTTGATATCTTCATCCAGAAAGCAAACTTTCAGGAAGGACGACATTcctcttttaaaaatagaagacaCAAACCGCGCTTCGTACTATTCATATTTATCGTGAATAAGGATCGTGTCATAGAAGAATCGATGATCATTTGTTCAAATG ATAGTCATGCCGCAGTACTCACGGACCCTGAGCGATCTAATCGTCCATCTAATTCGGATAATCTAAACGAAAGATCa atACCAGGAGGATGGACCATCACATTAGCTTTAGCAGCTGTTACCTGTTGCTTAGGTTCAGCTGTACCAGCAGGATTTAATATAGGAGTACTAAATAATGCAGCCCAT CTGGTGGGTGCATTTTGTAATGAAAGTATTAGAGAAAGATATGGCATGGAAGTATCCGAAAATGGGCTGAAAATAGTTTGGTCTAGTGTTGTCTCAATTTTTCTCATTGGAGGGGCAGCTGGTTCATTCCTCTCAAGCTGGGTAGCAGATAGATATGGCAGAAAAGGAGCGCTGTTTATTGGAAACATATTTGGCATTATAGGAGCTGCAATGTTTTTTCTAATacgtaaattaaattcaatcgaaATTTTGTTAGCAGGCAGATTAGTTGTTG GACTATCTGGAGGTTTCGCGACAAGTATAGTACCAATGTACATGTCAGAAATTGCACCACTTAGGCTAAGAGGTGCAGTTGGAGTAATATGTCAACTAGGAATTACATGTGGAGTATTTTTAGGGCAAATTGCAGGGCTTGATACAGTTCTAGGAACTGAAAATTCTTGGCATTATATGCTAGGAGCATTTGTTccattatgtatatatgccTTGGTTTTTACAAGCATTATTTTACCAGAAAGTcctaaatatctatatataatcaGGGAACAGAAGCAGAAAGCTTTGGATG aacTCAGTAGAATACGTAAAATGGATATAATGTTACTAGAAGTGGAAATTTCTAGTCTACAGcaagaaatagaaacaaaaacaaCAGCCGAACCTTGGACTATCAAGCGCATTTTTAAGGATCCAAATCTAAAACTTCCTGTATTTTTAGTTTGTATAATACAATTCGGTCAACAGATGAGTGGTATAAACGTTGTATTTTACTATTCTAACTCCATATTTATCAATGCTGGACTTGGCATTACTGGGGCACAATATGCTACTCTTGGTACTGGCGTGGCTAACATTGGTATGGCTCTTGCTTCAGTACCAGTGATGTCAACTTTGAATAGGAGAGGTGTCCTACTTACTAGTATATATTTGTGCTTAGGATGTTTGATAGTTTTATGTActtccattttattaatt CATCTGTCATCGCATATGCcaataatatgtacaatagCCGTTCTGGCTTATGTGATATTTTATGGAATTGGTCTTGGACCAATACCATACTTCATTGGATCTGAATTATTCGACGTTGGTCCTAGACCAGCAGCTATGGCACTTGGTAGTGTTTTTAATTGGGGTGGAAATTTTATAGTAGGCATGACGTTCCCAACAATAGAAAGTATTATGGGGCcatatacttttttaatatttgccgtatttcttttattattaggaCAAATTGTTAG gATATACTTACCTGAGACTAGAGGAAAAAATACGATGGACATAGCAGCATCAATAAGTCAAGGATTTAACTCTAGACCAAATTCCATCCGTCAtgcttaa
- the LOC122572891 gene encoding solute carrier family 2, facilitated glucose transporter member 3-like isoform X5: protein MIICSNDSHAAVLTDPERSNRPSNSDNLNERSIPGGWTITLALAAVTCCLGSAVPAGFNIGVLNNAAHLVGAFCNESIRERYGMEVSENGLKIVWSSVVSIFLIGGAAGSFLSSWVADRYGRKGALFIGNIFGIIGAAMFFLIRKLNSIEILLAGRLVVGLSGGFATSIVPMYMSEIAPLRLRGAVGVICQLGITCGVFLGQIAGLDTVLGTENSWHYMLGAFVPLCIYALVFTSIILPESPKYLYIIREQKQKALDELSRIRKMDIMLLEVEISSLQQEIETKTTAEPWTIKRIFKDPNLKLPVFLVCIIQFGQQMSGINVVFYYSNSIFINAGLGITGAQYATLGTGVANIGMALASVPVMSTLNRRGVLLTSIYLCLGCLIVLCTSILLIHLSSHMPIICTIAVLAYVIFYGIGLGPIPYFIGSELFDVGPRPAAMALGSVFNWGGNFIVGMTFPTIESIMGPYTFLIFAVFLLLLGQIVRIYLPETRGKNTMDIAASISQGFNSRPNSIRHA, encoded by the exons ATGATCATTTGTTCAAATG ATAGTCATGCCGCAGTACTCACGGACCCTGAGCGATCTAATCGTCCATCTAATTCGGATAATCTAAACGAAAGATCa atACCAGGAGGATGGACCATCACATTAGCTTTAGCAGCTGTTACCTGTTGCTTAGGTTCAGCTGTACCAGCAGGATTTAATATAGGAGTACTAAATAATGCAGCCCAT CTGGTGGGTGCATTTTGTAATGAAAGTATTAGAGAAAGATATGGCATGGAAGTATCCGAAAATGGGCTGAAAATAGTTTGGTCTAGTGTTGTCTCAATTTTTCTCATTGGAGGGGCAGCTGGTTCATTCCTCTCAAGCTGGGTAGCAGATAGATATGGCAGAAAAGGAGCGCTGTTTATTGGAAACATATTTGGCATTATAGGAGCTGCAATGTTTTTTCTAATacgtaaattaaattcaatcgaaATTTTGTTAGCAGGCAGATTAGTTGTTG GACTATCTGGAGGTTTCGCGACAAGTATAGTACCAATGTACATGTCAGAAATTGCACCACTTAGGCTAAGAGGTGCAGTTGGAGTAATATGTCAACTAGGAATTACATGTGGAGTATTTTTAGGGCAAATTGCAGGGCTTGATACAGTTCTAGGAACTGAAAATTCTTGGCATTATATGCTAGGAGCATTTGTTccattatgtatatatgccTTGGTTTTTACAAGCATTATTTTACCAGAAAGTcctaaatatctatatataatcaGGGAACAGAAGCAGAAAGCTTTGGATG aacTCAGTAGAATACGTAAAATGGATATAATGTTACTAGAAGTGGAAATTTCTAGTCTACAGcaagaaatagaaacaaaaacaaCAGCCGAACCTTGGACTATCAAGCGCATTTTTAAGGATCCAAATCTAAAACTTCCTGTATTTTTAGTTTGTATAATACAATTCGGTCAACAGATGAGTGGTATAAACGTTGTATTTTACTATTCTAACTCCATATTTATCAATGCTGGACTTGGCATTACTGGGGCACAATATGCTACTCTTGGTACTGGCGTGGCTAACATTGGTATGGCTCTTGCTTCAGTACCAGTGATGTCAACTTTGAATAGGAGAGGTGTCCTACTTACTAGTATATATTTGTGCTTAGGATGTTTGATAGTTTTATGTActtccattttattaatt CATCTGTCATCGCATATGCcaataatatgtacaatagCCGTTCTGGCTTATGTGATATTTTATGGAATTGGTCTTGGACCAATACCATACTTCATTGGATCTGAATTATTCGACGTTGGTCCTAGACCAGCAGCTATGGCACTTGGTAGTGTTTTTAATTGGGGTGGAAATTTTATAGTAGGCATGACGTTCCCAACAATAGAAAGTATTATGGGGCcatatacttttttaatatttgccgtatttcttttattattaggaCAAATTGTTAG gATATACTTACCTGAGACTAGAGGAAAAAATACGATGGACATAGCAGCATCAATAAGTCAAGGATTTAACTCTAGACCAAATTCCATCCGTCAtgcttaa